The genomic interval acaTGTACGATCgcacgaattaaaaaaaataaaataaattaaaaaagtcaATTCATTCTAAATACGATATAATCCGGGGCAACCAGATTTTATCGGATAGATTGTTTAAGTCTAGATGCTACAGATTTGACTTCAGTTACCTCTTTTTTCTTGTGGGGATCAGGCTGGAAACATTTCCATAGTCTCAAAGTTTCGTCGGCTCCTGCGCTGAGGACTGTCGTACCATCGGGTGACATTGCCAAATGCAACACTCTGCTAGAGTGGCCTGTCAATTCTGCCACTTTAGTCATACCTGGGTATTTCCATATTGTCAATTGATTTTGCGCATAGCCATGTCCAGATACTATTTCCTTGTACGTCGTCGACCACAACAACGAGCAGACTTGAGATTTTGTATCAATTGTATTCAGACAAGCTCctgtttgtgaaaaaaaaacgaatcaaatGTTAGAAGATCAAAACAAGAATGAGTCAGCTGGCACTTTGAAATCGACTCACGAGTCTACGTACCTGTATTACAATTCCAGAAACGTATTGTTCGGTCCGCAGTCCCACCGCCACTGGCCAAAATATTGTGTTGCCAAGGACACCAAGCTAGCGCCTTGATCGCAGCTTGGTGCTGATTCAGGGAATAAATTGGCTGGGTATGAGAATGACTTTGGCCGGTAACAGCGGACCAAATCATCAGCATATTATCATTAGCTCCGCTAGCTAAGTACTTCCCATCCGGAGACCATTTCAAACCGCAGACTTCTTGATTGTGTGCATTTATGGTAGCAATCATGTGATCTCGCTGTCTGACATCGTGGTGGACGATTTGTCCAGTCCTAGAGAATATTTACACAGTTTTGTTCAATGAAAAGGATCCAGTCAAACGACAATCTGTTGGTCACTTTGTATATCttcttaaaaattattcatacctGCTTCCGCTGGATAATATGTGAGAATTCCAGGCTAGGGAACCAACTCGAGATGCGTGTCCATTCATCACTCGGACCCTCTTCATTTGACTGCAATCCCAAAGTTCCGTATTTCCAGTAGTTGTTCCTACAGCAAGGAATGGTCCTTCTTGTATCCATCCTACTGAGCAAACGTAATCCGATCCTTCTAATTCTAGAAGACGTTCTATAGTCCCTGTGCCTGCATTCCATAGATATACATTTGGTCCTAACGCTACAGCCAACAGGTTTGAGGAAGACCAGTCAATAGGATTGAGATCtgtaattaaaagaaaaatattaaacatCACGATATCTAAATTCAGTTTGGTACAGTATTAGGACTGATGGAAATCAGCTTACAAAAGTCGTCGACGATTTCAGGTGCATCCAAAATTCTGTCTGGGGCTTGAGGAATGTATCTTGTCGAAGCTTTGACACTGGCAGGTGTCTTTGTCTGACTATAGACTACTCTGAGTGGATTTTGGTAACCTTCCGGTGGCGCAGGAGCTTTGTTTTGGTAGGAAAGAACCCTCATGTTATTTATATCACCTCCATGTAAATTCTCTCCTATTAGGCGCTGCATTTCCCTTTTTGAAGGGCTGAGTGCCTCCACTTTGTCCGCATCGTCAGCATTTTGTTGCTGAAGCTTAGAGAGGTAAATAAAATCATTACTCAAActatcattatattataccatacTTATAGTCACTCAAGTTAATAATAAGATCATTTACCTTATAATGGCCCAGATCAAAGTTGGTTGTCGACCGCGAAGGAATGAATCTATCACCTCCATTAGGTGTCTTTGCAGGAGTTGTTGATGAGCGACCTGTCACCAAAATCAGGTTCAACAATTCAGCCACTACACACAGACAACACACACATCTATGTTATCGTCACGCAATACAATCATACTTGACAATGGACAAGATCAATGCCAATAAGTGAATGTTAAGTCTTTGTTAAAGGTTACAACATAGAACAGGGTAAAAGCTTTAAATATACAGTGAAAAATAGTGCTGGTCTTAGGATTGATCATAAATTGCTGAAAAAATGCCTGAAATATGAAAACAAGGGTGCCGAGAACAAGTAAAACTAATCGTTAAAATAATTACCTACTACACATTCATTCAACGTTCATCCCAAAACTAAAAGAATACAGTTCTATTATGATCCCTAATTATGTACTTACTCGGAGATTTTTTGCATGTTTTTGCTGGTGTTTTCTTGCCACGTGAATCAACCCATTTAGTAGGAGTTTTACTGGTGCCTGTGGTATTGATGAATGATCCACTCATAACTTTCCGTGAAGAATTGAGACTCATGTTTATGCTGTAAATTTAAAAGATACTAAATCGTTATGGATAGTTATAAAGATAGAGATGATTATACATAACTCAAATCAGTAACAAGAGAAAGTGAAGAAGAGTGCGTGGTCATTGAGAAATAAGGATTAAAAACAATTGGCGAAGAAAAAGCTGCAATAATTTAACAGTAACTTGGAAACCACAGGCTTTCAGAATGCTCTACAGGTGATCTGGTATGCGGTGATCAGGTCCAACAccataaattattaaaaattattgggCCAAGCAAATACCTTGCGTTTGAAGCTTCAAGACGTTTTTTCTGCCACCTCGGAACAGGACCTTTTATTGCTTCATCCATGCGGGTCAAACTGTTCAACTCTTTCATATATTTCAAGTGGGACATGGTACGGTGAGTGATTTGTTAATAAAATATGTGATAGTCCTACAAAAGCACCACCTTGTTTCCTTTAGCTATTTAGTTAGAGATAACAGTAGAAATGTTACAGGCAGTGGTATACGTTGATTTTAATTCAACATTCTCAACTCCATGAATCGTTTGCAAATTGGTGTTCACTTTATGCAGACGTTTTTGCCGATCTTCTAATGCAGGTATTCGTCGTGATTAGgtagaattaataaaatattttaagaTTTCCTGATGAAGGGTCGATTATTTAGCTTGTGAAATTGAGAACTCTCCAATTATTGCCTTTATAAAGTTTGCTTTTATATCACAGGGAAATAGCATCCGCGATCCATTTAAACTGTCAACAAAACACCACAGTAACCGAAAATGACCGTTGGGATTTAAACGAACTTCTCGAGTGTTCTCCTGTAGGCGGCTCTGCCGGATTTTTATAGCGAATAAATCACCCCCAGAAACGAAATATTAGAACCCCATTGGTCGTATGAGTAGAAGGAATTTAGAGGGGATTTAACAATGGTTTTTACAAtggggtgaaaaagggaacgaTGACCACTGACCTGCCCATGAATGCTTTGCATGAATAATCTTTTTAATCTGTCGCCACTGACTTTTAGCAGCTCGCAATTTGGCGTTCGTTCTGACTCATTACCGGAGTAATTGTTTAGGGGAAATGTTTTTCTCAACcattaaaataaaacgtaCGGGGGAAAATTGCCATGCAGTCTTTGCCCTGTGGTCTTTGCATGTTTTTCACTAAATTCAAGGGTGACTAACTCGAGACCCACAGGCTCCAGACGTAATTTTGGGATAGATTTACACCGAAATTATCAGAAAACAACTTTTCTATTACATTATTTAGAATTAGGATAATTGCAAAGATTATTTCTACCTCTCTGTCCTTCAGTCTAAGTTATTCTTCATTACCACATTCAAGGATTTTAATAAAACCTTTACAAATTTCATAGGAATTAATAAGATACCGATtgttacaaaaaataatcgctTTTATTTAGTCCAACTCTTTGACATTCTTAGCCattttattcacgattcaacATATTTCTATACCGATCAACAGAAGGGGAAGCAATTAAACGTATGAAATGATAATCTTTATTCATTGACAATACTATACAGCCTATACGAATGCcaaatgaaataagagaatAGTACGAGATTGGTTCCCTTTTTTCTGTTGCTACGAATATGTTGATATTaatacaaaaaacgaaaagaagtcATGAATTGGTAAGGCAATAAAACGTACAAATCTCTTAATCTTAACATAGTATTTATAAAGTTTTGTGGAATATCAAATTAGATTTGTGACTATTTAAACTGTTTTTCAGggttcgatattttttgttaactAGATGTTGCAAATTCTTTTATCAACATCACAAAGAAATTACTCACTgcttgaattttgaaagattcaTCTCCTCGTCCAGTATTGCTTGCTCTAAAGTTTCATTCAGTGctgtaatttttgttttttgtataCCAATGCCGAATTCCAACTTCTTAGACATGCTGTGTACCGTCAACACTTGGTCCTGAGTATCTTTACAAAATTCAGCTAAGCTATCGTTCGGGTTATAAAAACTATGTGTATCTAAATCCTCATCTCCATCGCCCGATAAACGGGGTCGTTTTCTAAATGGCTCACCTATCacaatttctcttttctcatcgTTCTCTGTGACTGATTCTTTTTGAGAAATATACTCCAATAACACGTTAGACTTGAACCACCATGGCAACGTACGAAAATGTTTAACATGGTTTTTGTTGTATATAACTCTCAACTTCTTGTCAAGCAGCTGgatctttattttcaaaatctccaGAAGCAAATCTATAAAATTAGGCTTTCTGGAGTCGTCTGACATCAGAAACAAAGCACTTGTAATTCGGCTAGTAACAGCCCTGCTGTCCGTAGTAGGTAATGCTTCAAGGCAATAGCTATTTATGGCAATGTCAAGTTCGCAGAGATTTCCTGTGGGCCATTCGTGtctaaaaacaaaaccaaataCATATTAAATTCGCCGTTGGTTGCGGTAGCCATTTGACTCAGTCTGGGATTCTTACTTCCATTCTGGTAGAAGAAAGCtgctcaaaattttttcaaacaacgaTCTATTTGTCTCCTGTTTCCATGCATCGTTAAAATACTCATAGGTACAAGGCAGGTTGACTTTGTCATTCAAAAATACTTTGAACTCTCCTGGAAAATCTGTGTATTGTAGGGATTCCTGATCCAAAAATATATCCATCAAATGTGTGACGGCCTCGTTGTGTAAGTTTATTATCAAAACAGGATCATCTAAGCCATCAGCCAGATgtttattgaaatttgaatgtcCATGTATCCTAGAAATATGAATAATGCATAGAttaggaaaaattttaaaacactCAGCTCAATTAGCTGAAAGTTGGGAGTAATTAGCATGACCGGAGTTGGTAATGAGGGGATAAATTAGCAAAGAATACCAATATTTTACCTCAGCCATAATTCTTGCGTTAGGCAAGTACCCAACACCTGGTCTAGATAATCCATTTCGAGAGGCACAGGAGGTGATTTATTTGTCGTTAGCCAAAGTATAGCGCTTTGAGTCAATCTTAGTATCTGATTTCTAcccatttctttttcgaatgCAACTGTGTACTCCGATACGTAGCCAGATTCCAATAAAATTTCCAGATCTAGTTccaattcaacattttctggCACTAAATGATCCTCGCCTAGGAATACAATCGCTATTGGTATAGGCATAAGCTTAGATCTTGATAAAATTGTTCGAGATAAACGCTGCTTGACTGCATGAAGGTCCTCTGAAGTAGAAGCAATAAGAAGAAGGCCATCAGTTCCAACTAAATTATGCTCGTTAATAATCCCTTCAAAGTGTCTGATGCAAATTGACAAAGTCTCATATGGGTTTGGCTGATAAATCTTCATTATTGGCTCTTGGGTATAATCTTCAGGACTCAAATAAGTGTTCATTGTCTTCTTGTGCTGCCATAGAACTACTTTGTTCATTAAATCTGGCCACGAGATAGCAAGCTTCCAGAATATTTTGGGCATAATTTCGTTTTCAGATGATTTAATGTTTTCCTTGATTCCggcatatattataatttcaactgGCGCGAGGTTGTCATCCAGAGGCTCCGATTCGTTATGTGATCTTTTCCTGCACATATTCCGAATCACTAAATTCTGCTGTGGATGGTATAACAGCTTAGCACATTCACTGACAGTGCGACTTTGCAACCAAACCGGTGTATCGTTCAGAGCGTCTCGTTGTCGTCTTCTTTTAGTCACATTTCGCCGCCAGCGTTTGTAGTATTTTCTGACTAGTCTTTGTTTaattctttcaaatatttcgttcaGCTGTTTCTGAATATGCATCTCTTCTCTCACAAGCTCTTTACATACTTCTTGTACTACTTGATTCACGAACGAGTTTGTGAGGCTCTCACTCAATGAATTGCACATTTCCATGTGAtctatttcttcttcaacTACTGAGACGCATATTTCTTTGACAACTTCAGCTTCCAACTCATCTACGATcttccttgatttttcttctatcattTTCGATCTTTTTTGACGTTCTAGTTCTTGTAATTTTAGTTCTTCTACTTCCAGCTGCTTCCTTAGCTCTTCTAACTTCTGCCTGTTTGATTCtgtcccaattttttcttgtttctttctgtcttcatcattttttatgtCAGCCCCAACATTTGGTACAGCCACGCTTTTGTTTCCAAATATTGTTGCTCCTTCTATaggttttgaaaatatatgcTGATAGGTATTTCCTGAGAAGATACTCTTATTCAATGCCATACCGAACGGCGAAGCATCTTGAAGTTTAGATGGTTCCATGTGTTGTTGAAAGACTTTAGTTTTTTCACTTGTTGATATTTTGTTCACATTTGTATTTGTTGTCGAAAATATTCCTGAATTTTCAATCTGAGCTCCAAAGATGGACTTCAACTTTTTATCCGGTTCTGCATCATTACTTGATTTTACATCAACCGTTGGAAGCTTGGTGCCAAATGGCTGAGCAGTTCTGTCTGTACctccaaaaaatttgttactgTTTTGTTTGTTGAATACACTCGATGGTTTTATAGACGTTGACTGTTCTTTTGAAAATGCAGGAAACAAGGGCATCGAGgactttaaatttttattgggAACATCACCACAGCCAGAAGATTCGATCTTTGGTCCTGCGATGAATGTTTGGCTAGGTTTCTTTGCAACAGAATCGGTTTGATCCTTAATTTCAGACTGTGGTTTGAGCCTTGCCAATGGCTTTGATGAATCTTCTTCCAAAAGCTCATAGGGATCAGTTTCATCCGATACAGACTTATTTTTGGTATTCATCCCTTGATCTTGCACACTTATGGCATCCAATGTCAAGTACCCATTGGCATTAAAGCTATCGTGAGGCACATGAGTCTTGTAGGTCTTCTCTAGTGTTTCACCACCAGCAATGCACTGTCCAACAGTCAAGCCTTGTATGACCcgttttgattcaacgatatGAATTGCTCTTCCTTGTTCCACCAAGGAAATTGGTTGATTAAAGCTTTCCCTGTTAAATATGATGTGCATTTCGTCATTTGATATTGAAAGTCCAACTTGTTCACAGAAATAAACAGCCTCGTTTTCATCTTCGAATCCAAGAATGTCAATCAGTTCATAAAGTGGAAATTGAGTGGACGGGATTCTACAGTAAGCTTTAACCATAACAGACAAAGCTTTGACTCTGACCTGATTGAAATACCGCAATAAAATGCAAGCGTTTAGGTAGGTCGTCTTTCTCACAAGCttaaaaaactttgaaaagttgtGCGACTCTATTGAAGAGTACACTTCAATAGCAAATCTGACTTCTGGCGATTTCTGTATATCAGGAGGTAATTTTTGTAAGTCCCACATGAAATTGCCGTCATGTAAATTGAGTAGAATAATGTAGCCCCGGAATTCTGCCTCATTCTTGCAAACCATTCCCTTGATTCTCAGATCATGGTACATGTACTTTAATGTCTGCAGACATTTGGTTAAGTTTtcagaattgatttttttgtcaaagacTGAGGGCTCTTCTGCACACAAGCGTTCTGAgcagaaaatatgaaatctagCACACTGTTCGACCAACTCTACACTGTCCATGCAGCAGAGTTCTTGCTGAGTTATGTCCTTCCGTATTCCTCTTGTTCTGTCCCATAGAAAATGAAACCAGTCACCTAAGTTTGTTCCTTCTACCATGCACATGTTCATTATCTCATGTACCAAGTAGCTCATAGTCATTTTAAGTGATCCAACAGGCCTTAGCTCGTGGGCCAAAGGTTCTTCTTGGTCAGCCGAAGATCTGGAATACTGTTTTACAGCTATCGCATGGTTGATCCTgtattcttttccttccatttgTTCAAAGACTGCTACTTGTCTCTGAGATTCACGCATCAGACGTTCTTTCTCTGGGCACATATCAGGGCAGGTACCTTTGGTGATTTTGGCTGCAGCCAAAGTATATGATTTTACTTGTTTCAATCTCATGAACTTATCCCGAGCTTCTAATATTTTGTACTTGTCTTCCGAGGTGGTAGCAGGCTGCCTAATAATACTTAATAGTTCTTCAGCGGTAGCTTTAGGCACAATTGCTTGAATTTGAGTATCAGTTTCCATCTTCTCTGATTTTATAACTTTAGCTGGTGGCTTCTCATACTTTGTAGTCTCTTTGGAGACCAGGGCTTTAGGTTTTTTACGACTTTGCTTAGCTTCTGTCGACGACACTTGACCTTGTGCAGTACCACCAAAGCAGTTGTACTCCAAACCCACCATTGCCGCCAATTCAGCATtgatatcatcatcatctgcTGTAATAAAGTTCCTTACCGCATCTCTGCTGGATTCTTTTTTAACGTGAGATTTGGCCCCTGTTTCGGAACTGGTCCAATGTAcatcaaatttttcccccaTGTACTGACCAGA from Athalia rosae chromosome 6, iyAthRosa1.1, whole genome shotgun sequence carries:
- the LOC105690689 gene encoding cell division cycle protein 20 homolog, whose product is MSHLKYMKELNSLTRMDEAIKGPVPRWQKKRLEASNASINMSLNSSRKVMSGSFINTTGTSKTPTKWVDSRGKKTPAKTCKKSPSRSSTTPAKTPNGGDRFIPSRSTTNFDLGHYKLQQQNADDADKVEALSPSKREMQRLIGENLHGGDINNMRVLSYQNKAPAPPEGYQNPLRVVYSQTKTPASVKASTRYIPQAPDRILDAPEIVDDFYLNPIDWSSSNLLAVALGPNVYLWNAGTGTIERLLELEGSDYVCSVGWIQEGPFLAVGTTTGNTELWDCSQMKRVRVMNGHASRVGSLAWNSHILSSGSRTGQIVHHDVRQRDHMIATINAHNQEVCGLKWSPDGKYLASGANDNMLMIWSAVTGQSHSHTQPIYSLNQHQAAIKALAWCPWQHNILASGGGTADRTIRFWNCNTGACLNTIDTKSQVCSLLWSTTYKEIVSGHGYAQNQLTIWKYPGMTKVAELTGHSSRVLHLAMSPDGTTVLSAGADETLRLWKCFQPDPHKKKEVTEVKSVASRLKQSIR
- the LOC105690741 gene encoding uncharacterized protein LOC105690741; this translates as MLKENEDQEFELEKEADDNSWNDIISKNFIFATPSFVSNPERVIDFGANSDHVFSQRNVPETTFTFAAPATISQPTNSQEQNQQSPQSEDNDKLLRPRIARKIYQPPKNSFSSTLHESEGRDKLLQDYEQLKKHSKSRSTLKIDVNNSITCTNVPKQLLTKTVAKEYFSTFGPILKIVPRPRKAIVTIYYANKDAANIAYYKSGQYMGEKFDVHWTSSETGAKSHVKKESSRDAVRNFITADDDDINAELAAMVGLEYNCFGGTAQGQVSSTEAKQSRKKPKALVSKETTKYEKPPAKVIKSEKMETDTQIQAIVPKATAEELLSIIRQPATTSEDKYKILEARDKFMRLKQVKSYTLAAAKITKGTCPDMCPEKERLMRESQRQVAVFEQMEGKEYRINHAIAVKQYSRSSADQEEPLAHELRPVGSLKMTMSYLVHEIMNMCMVEGTNLGDWFHFLWDRTRGIRKDITQQELCCMDSVELVEQCARFHIFCSERLCAEEPSVFDKKINSENLTKCLQTLKYMYHDLRIKGMVCKNEAEFRGYIILLNLHDGNFMWDLQKLPPDIQKSPEVRFAIEVYSSIESHNFSKFFKLVRKTTYLNACILLRYFNQVRVKALSVMVKAYCRIPSTQFPLYELIDILGFEDENEAVYFCEQVGLSISNDEMHIIFNRESFNQPISLVEQGRAIHIVESKRVIQGLTVGQCIAGGETLEKTYKTHVPHDSFNANGYLTLDAISVQDQGMNTKNKSVSDETDPYELLEEDSSKPLARLKPQSEIKDQTDSVAKKPSQTFIAGPKIESSGCGDVPNKNLKSSMPLFPAFSKEQSTSIKPSSVFNKQNSNKFFGGTDRTAQPFGTKLPTVDVKSSNDAEPDKKLKSIFGAQIENSGIFSTTNTNVNKISTSEKTKVFQQHMEPSKLQDASPFGMALNKSIFSGNTYQHIFSKPIEGATIFGNKSVAVPNVGADIKNDEDRKKQEKIGTESNRQKLEELRKQLEVEELKLQELERQKRSKMIEEKSRKIVDELEAEVVKEICVSVVEEEIDHMEMCNSLSESLTNSFVNQVVQEVCKELVREEMHIQKQLNEIFERIKQRLVRKYYKRWRRNVTKRRRQRDALNDTPVWLQSRTVSECAKLLYHPQQNLVIRNMCRKRSHNESEPLDDNLAPVEIIIYAGIKENIKSSENEIMPKIFWKLAISWPDLMNKVVLWQHKKTMNTYLSPEDYTQEPIMKIYQPNPYETLSICIRHFEGIINEHNLVGTDGLLLIASTSEDLHAVKQRLSRTILSRSKLMPIPIAIVFLGEDHLVPENVELELDLEILLESGYVSEYTVAFEKEMGRNQILRLTQSAILWLTTNKSPPVPLEMDYLDQVLGTCLTQELWLRIHGHSNFNKHLADGLDDPVLIINLHNEAVTHLMDIFLDQESLQYTDFPGEFKVFLNDKVNLPCTYEYFNDAWKQETNRSLFEKILSSFLLPEWKHEWPTGNLCELDIAINSYCLEALPTTDSRAVTSRITSALFLMSDDSRKPNFIDLLLEILKIKIQLLDKKLRVIYNKNHVKHFRTLPWWFKSNVLLEYISQKESVTENDEKREIVIGEPFRKRPRLSGDGDEDLDTHSFYNPNDSLAEFCKDTQDQVLTVHSMSKKLEFGIGIQKTKITALNETLEQAILDEEMNLSKFKQ